The genomic stretch GGCTTAAACTCTTGGATgacctttctttttctttttctagacACTTTTTGGATGATCTTATTgggcaaaaaaattttgaaagagagataaATTTGAGAAGAATAAAATGACCAATTAAACTCGCTTGGAGAAAACGACACCGCTATTCACCAGTCCGGTATTGTATACCAACCCCATAATGTTACGGTGCCTTCCAGCAAACAAGAACGAATACTCATTCCATTCAAGTTCGAAAAGCCAAAAGGCAAAAGAATAAATGAGCCAAGCATTTCTATTTTGAATGTGATATTCGGACTGAATTTGGGTGGGGAGACATAAGTTGCATTGTGAGTAATGTCAGTTTCAGCCTACACTCAGAACAAAAACATGGTACACAAGCAATTGGATCCTCCTTTTTGCACTTTCTACCACCTCAATACCACAGCAAGTGCTTGTCATTTGTAGGTTATGCTGTCAATCATTGACAGTGTTGTCATCCACCTCTGGCTTGACAAAGAACTCGATATAAGCAATGCGACTCGGTTGCTGATAGCCAGCATAATCAACATGGGAATGTGAGACAGGGGGTTTTGCAACCGAAACTAAGTGCTGAACTTTTAGCATTCCACCTCTCCCTATGGTCAACTTGCTTCCTCGATTATCTCTTATTACACTGCCAGGAATGTTTGCAGTTGTCGCACGAAGAAATTTGTATTTATACCTTCCACAAAAGCCAGATTAGAGCAAGTAGCAGAAATATGAACTGATTTCCAATCATAAAACCAGTGGTATTGACTGAAACCTGTAAGAGATTTGACGATCACAGCTGAAAGCAATCAAGAGATCAGTGTTGGCATAGTACATGAAGTCTATCTGCaagaaggaaaaggggaaaTCCTGTAAAGCACGGTACACTCTTGCAGTATACTTGCTCATATGGAAACAAGCAAAACCTGTAAATCGCCATGGCCTTCacctctaaaggtgacacatgGAGGATTTGGCTGAAGAGTTATCTGAATGCTTGATCCTGGCCACTCAAGATCATCAATAGCTTCCTTTAAAGCTGCAGACTACAAATTGAAAGCCCAGCATACAGTAAAGATGTGGTATATAGTATAAAAACAGAAGGTTTTTGGATCAATGTTTTATAGGTTGAAGTTGCATCCAAACTCTGCCTGATTTATCAGAAAAACATTACTTTGCCATCATCTTTAAGATTTAGAAGCACATTAAATTTGTAGGATTTATctgaatgaatgaatgcagGCAAAATGAGATTCTGTTACCTGGAAAAAGATATAGCTCTTCAAATATATTAAATGACAACCCATATCATGATGAAGATCTAGCAATACAATCAGAGTGCTGGATATTGCTCACGCAAAGATAAATatttaaaaggaaaaaggcAAATTCACTTTAAAAGAAAGAAGTTGGCCTTGCTTGCCCATATTTGCACAATAAAACACTTTCTTATTGTTAGCTACTCCATAAGAGTGCTGgttaagagaagaaaaaagtaCCTTAACAGTGAAATGGAGAGGAGTGCTTCCAGCAGGTTCAAAGTTGTAGTCCCAAGAGATCGTGTCAGGGATCCTTGTTCTGACCTCCGCATAAATGCAAGCATCCAATGAATCAACTGACCTGTCCCCCCAAAAACACGCAAGAAAAAAGAggcaaaacaaataaaagttTGTTAAAATTTACCAAGTCAAAGGCAAATCAAATTCAGAAGCTTGTTTCGAACCCCATTCTGTCCCTATCAGTCAATTGACACTACTGTGACATCAAAAACCAAACTCAGAATCCTGGAAAACTCAATCATTGCGAAAGTGAGCTGATTGACAAAGTTGGGCCTCACATCATCAAAAACATGGTATCAAATATCAAATTTCCAAGCTATGGGATGCCTTAATGCTAAACTGAAGCATTCACTGGCCATAGGAGCCAAGTTTTTCTCATCTTATCAGTTATTTACAAAAGCGCAACAATCAAAATGTCCTTTAAGCTAAGACGGACGTTTTCCTAAACGAATGTGAAATTACTCGTGAAGTTCGAGTCGTATTACTacataaattttcaaaattattattcAACCTCTAATTATTCACAATTACGTAACCTTAGACACATTGACCTAATTTTCAATGAATAATAATCAGATAAAAACAAGGACAGTAGAGGATTACTTGAGAAGAAGTTGCATATCAGGCCCCGGATACCGAATTTCAATACTATTTGAATTTCCTGGAACTGAAAATGTATTCAGACAATCCACAAAAAGCCCTAAACTCACCCCGAATCGCGGTCTCCCTTCTGCACTATATTCGTACTTCACAAAAAGCtacataaacaaaaataataataataaagatttaaaatcaatcctaaaatgaaataaagataacttccaaaaattgagtaaaaaaactgaaaattggAGTACCTCTTTTTGTAAATAGACTTTGGCCTGAAGACAAGTGGATTCCTCGACGATTAAAACGATGCCGTGTTCTGATAATTCCACAACTGCGTCCTAAATGTATTGTATCATAGGAAACAGAGAGAAATTAGAAAGTTAAAATGAAATGTTTGTATGGTAAGGTCTTAGCCAGGATAATGAGACATTGAGTGAGAAAGATCAAGAAAAACCTGATGGCGTTTCCATCGGACGGATGTGAGAGCATCGACGATGCCTTGAACGTTATCGAGCTGGCATACTAGATCCAGTGCATCGCCGTCGGCGTCTATCGCCGATGAGCTCATTTTCTGCTGTCAATAGTTCCCGCCAAAAGTTGGAAAAATCACAGAATATTCGGTTAAAGAGATAAACTCTAACGCACAGAgaatattcatttatttatttaagttttttcacttttttttttgggataatgtTTTAAGTAATATTTTAATCGGACGGATGTGAGAGGTACAACAAATGAGTTTTGTCAAACCATTATACTTTAGTATTCCCTGTTCATCccatcaaaatatatttttttaaagaaattcTATTAAATTAGTTAAAGGGTCAAAAgttaaaatttataataatttGAAAGTCACTGGGACATTTTTCCAAATTAAAATGGTAGATGACTATGTTGATTCATTTCAAAACATCATAACTAGAACTGTTAATAGGGTTGAGTCAGTCCAAACTCATCCTATTTGATCCAAAAAAGTTCACTGAATCTAAGTTTTAATTTGGGATCGGACAAAGTTTTGGTCTAAATATTAAAGTCGAACTAAATGTGAGTCGAGTTTGGATCATACTAAATTTAGACCTGATTAAATCCCAACTTATATAtgaatataaatatatatgtaaaatatgTATAATGATatctataatttataattatacaCATCACGGCATAAaatgttaataatttatatataaatttgtattaattCATAATTAGAAAATATATTGAAAATGTTATgtgcactctcatttttattaaTCACACTCTCATTATCATTCTAACTgtatagtttttatttattagactatatgataaaacaaattgTATGagtgaaaataataaaaaatgaagtgcaaataatattttcaatatatattatatataattatgtatttaattATGAGTTTAGACTAAACCCGATTTAAATCCGAAACTTATATAACAGTGCGAGGTGATCTTGATTCTTTCAATATGAATCCCAAATCCCAAAAGGTCAAAATCTAAAAATCCATATAATTTGTGAGTTGAAAGTCAGTTTGCTAAATCTTGACTCAGAAAACTTGATTCATAACCAAAGACAAATAGAAAATTACTCACTACTACTACTATTTAAGCAATTCtcttccaaataaaaaataaaaaaatgtatgCAATTCTGGGGATTTgtaataattttatattttatagtggacatacttttctttttatcttATGCCTAGAGGGAAAGGGATAAAAAAAACAAGGCCATAAACAGCAAAACCACACAAGAACAGGGGCAAACGTGTCCTTTCACAACAACCGTTGCGGTCACGTCAGTCGCGTCCCAACAAAATCAACCCCCACCTCCCCCACACAAAGCCCCCACCTCCCACCCTCAGTCTGTTCAATGATTCAATGCCCGTTTCCTCCTGTCGTCTCTTTTTGCCTGTCCGCACCAAGACACACACTGACCCATACAAATGGCTGCgtttttctagggtttttctATAATACACCAAGAAATAGTCCAAAAACCCTAAAATCTATCCATTTTTGTCTTAAAATTTTCACCTTTTAATCATTGACTGAATCTGCAAAATACTTGGCTGCTTGATGATTATCGTTTTTGCGGCGGGAACTTATTTCTGTTATTAATGGAGGCATCGCAGTCGGACGGCGGCAGAGGGAAGGCGGCGTCTACGGCTGCCGATGGTGGAGGAGGGGGTCCTTCTCCGGCGCCTGCGCCGATGCCGAATGCTAATGCACCGCCACCGTTCCTGGTGAAGACGTATGACATGGTGGATGACCCGAGCACGGATAAGATCGTGTCGTGGAGCGCTACGAACAATAGCTTCGTGGTTTGGGACCCGCCGGAATTTGCTCGTGACCTCTTGCCGAAGTATTTCAAGCATAACAACTTCTCCAGCTTCGTTCGCCAGTTAAACACTTATGTATGCATTTTTCTGTATcgtgttttctttttgttttttcccttCCCGGTTGTGTGGTATTCTGTGGTGTGTGCATAATTGGAGTAGGAATTTGGCTTTGTTATCTTTTAGAGTGAATTTCTGATCATTTGTGCTATTCGGGGTTTGAAGGTTTTTGCATGTTGGGATTTTAGTTGTATGTTTGGGGATCTATGTTCGTCTGTCGTGACAAGCTTTTCTGATTGCATATTATCGGCAGTTGATGATTTGTAATGCAGATTGCTGGTTCAACTACACTTTCCATCCTCATAGATGTAAATATGAAAGGGGACTTTGTAggtttttacatttttttagaaaaaaaggcTGTGAAATTTATTATAGTGATTGAGGCtgttaaattttttgaaaaggaGTCTGGAGAAACATTGTTTGCTCTTGGTGAAGGTGGCTCAAGGTTTGATAGATGTGGAATAAATGAATCACCAAAAAGCTTTTGGCTGCTTCTATGCTGGAGAAACAAGGATTACAGGAAATTGTTCATTGTCGGATAGGAAAGTAATGATTAATAATTTCCCATAATGAGAATATGATTTTGGTTCATTTCTGTTTTTCATGATTGGTAGCATTCAACAAATTGGTATGATTGGCTAACGCCCATTTCTCCTTATCCGACAATATGGATAAACGACAAATTGAAAGAGATTGAAGCCATAATGTGTATGTTTCCCTAAGTGGAAGTTGTGTTCACAGGGCTTGAATAGGAGTTGGAGTAGCTGAGATGTCTGTCCAGTCAACGCTTTTTGGATTACGTTAGTTGTCTGGCTTAGTCTTCTTCAATGTTGTAGTTTGATTTGGATCTTTCTGGTGGCTTTCTTTGAACTTTATTTTGGATATACCcacttttattgttttcctttctaCTCATATTCTCTTATACTGAGTTTCTCAGCAACAAAGAAGTTTCTTAGCAACATTGGTATGGTCGGCTAATGCCCATTTCTCCTTATCCGACAATATGGATAAACGACAATATAGATAAACGACAAATTGAAAGAGATTGAAGCCACAATGTGTATATTTCCCTAATTGAAGCCATAATGTGTATATTTCCCTAAGTGGAAGTCATGTTCATTAGGGGTTGGAGCAGCTGAGATGTCTGTCCAGTCAACGCTTTTCGGATTACGTTGGTTGTCTTCCATGTTGTAGTTTGATTTGGATCTTTCTGGTGGCTTTCTTTGAACTTTATTTTGGATATACCcacttttattgttttcctttctaCTCATATTCTCTTATACTGAGATTCTCAGCAACAAAGAAGTTGGTATTACGGAATTTCTGCTCTTTTGTCTCTTTCTGGGGAAGATTCTTGCCAAACTGATCTGATTAATTTGATTTTGTCCCAAATGAATCTTCAACTAGAAGTATTTAGAGTGCTTCCTTACTTATAATAGAAGTGTTTTTGGTAACTACTCCTACTTACAAGGATTTAGTACGGTTAGGTTGCGACAATATTTGTAATATATCCGTGCGCAGTCATTAATGTATGGAAagaatttcatgattttataATTTTACCCTACAACTAATCCTGCCCGCATAAAATGACTTTCCGAACCTGCTCGTTCTACTTATTTTAAACCTAAGGTTCTTTTATATTTCCTTCCTTTAATGATTTTGTTGTCTCATCATATTGAGCGTTCTAAGCAACTTCCATTTTTCCGATCTTCCCTACCTGCAGCCTTCTGACTCGAGAAAAGAGAAATTAGAGAAGTGGAGATAACAGATAAAGAAGCAGAATCTCCTAGATTGCGATATTTTATCAGAATTGATAAATTCTTTTCTAAATCAGCCTAATTCACTTCTAGCATAGGCTTCTTTTAAGGAAGAGATGGATCGAAGAGAGTGATTTTCAAGTAAATGTATCAATTTCCTATACTATTTAGCATTTCGTCTGATCAAATTCTGCAATTTCAGTCATGCTTGCTTTTTTGTTGGCTCCCCTTCATATCTTTGAATGACCCTCAGTCAGCTGTTTCATTCTTTCTCGTATAATTGATTGATTTAACTCTAATCATGTAATAAACTGTTTCAACCTTGTTTTCCTTCTGTGATTGTTAGTTTGTGCATTGATGTGTCTTTTAACTAGTAAAAGTAAAGGACAGTGCGTTACAATCCCAAATGGAAGTGACACATGCTGTTTTAGTAGAGGAGATTTTGCTTTGACTAGGAATGTTTGCTGCATCATTGGAAGTCACTGTTGCATAATAAATATTGTAAAATAATTTGACAATCACTGTCAGGTAATGTTTGACTCATGGCAGTCATGCTTTTTCTTCCCATGACGATGGAAAtttgatgaagatgaaattGACATTAGTATCAAAGTAGATTCATAAATTGTGCTGCATAAGATAGTTTAATACGGCAAAAAGCTCGCGCTCAGTATTGTGTGACTTGATTGCAGTTTAATAAAGCTTGCATGGTTTGCTGGTTTAGCTCTTCTTTTTCTGGCGCGAGTGAATGAGATGGAGCGTGTTTAGGATACATTCTTGGCTGACTTACTAAAGCAAAAGAGGAGCAAAAAAGAAAGATTGGAAATGAATGGATGACTTTCTTGTCCAGTTAGATCTTGGGAAACTTACAATTGCCTTGTCACTTCGTTCTTTATTTTCATTCTGAGCATAAGTTTATCTTAGTTAGTGCAAGAAATATTACCTTTACTAATATATTTGGCCAGATTATCTGGCACTTTTGTATTGTGGGCAACTGAAAATGTTCATGGATCTCTTTTGAGTTGAATTGAATTGCAATTACAAAAATGAAGAGGCACAATGTAAATACGTATAAAGTGTAGGAACCTTTTCTGTCGATAAAGAAGTGATATGAAGGGTTGAGTTGTATAAGTAAGTTCCTGTTTCAAGTTGGTCAATTTTATAAAGAGAATTTAGTAGTTTAAGGTTCCAGCATAGGAAGTTGTCAATGCCAACTATATCAACTTGATCGATTTGGCCAAGAGTTTGCGGTAGCTAAAGTTACGGGTGCCCATTCTGAAAAGATAATTTGTTAGATTCACAAGGCTGATCATTTTTTATTCAGTTTGTAAAAGTGAAtgatttctttttccattttctaaaATTGTATTTGACTTCCAGTCCACATATGCAAAGGTTGGTGTTTCGCCTATTTTGGATCTTGTCTGATAATTTTGGTCGACTAGGATGGAAGGGTAGTAGTTCTTGCCATCTAACAGTTGTCAAGGTGGGATTGGCGGATTGCATTGTCGGATCTGTTTACCTCTCTTTCTTTGGTGGTATCTTCTATTGGTTAAATACAGTTTGTCTCTGATTGTGAACTTGTTATTATCAATGCCAGTACGTCTTACTGTTTGTGATTGTTGCCCCCTTGGACAAACAGGGATTTAGAAAGGTTGATCCAGATCGCTGGGAGTTTGCAAACGAGGGATTCTTAAGAGGTCAAAAGCACCTACTTAAAAGTATTAGTCGTCGAAAACCTGCCCATGGACACCCTCAGCCACAACAGCAACCTCATGGACAGAGTCCATCAGTTGGCCCATGTGTTGAGGTTGGAAAATTTGGGCTTGAAGAGGAGGTTGAGAGGCTAAAAAGAGACAAGAATGTGCTTATGCAGGAACTTGTACGGTTGAGGCAACAACAACAAACCACCGATGGTCAGTTGCAAGCAATGGTGCAGCGCCTCCAGGGTATGGAACAGCGGCAACAACAGATGATGTCTTTCCTGGCAAAAGCTGTGAACAGCCCTGGATTTTTGGCACAGTTTGTACAGCAGCAAAGTGATAGCGGCAGGCGCATCACTGAAGGCAGCAAAAAGCGGAGGCTTAAACAGGATGGTCTTTCAGACGATCATTCTGTTGGTCCTACTGATGGACAGATTGTCAAGTATCAGCCTATGATGAATGAGGCAGCTAAAGCAATGCTCAGGCAGCTAATGAAAGTCGATGCTTCGCCTAGATTAGAGAATTTCAGCAACAGTTCTGATAATTTCTTGCTCAGTGATGGCTCGACACAGTCTACGGCAATGGATTGTGGGAATTCTTCCAATCGTGTTTCAGGAGTGACTCTTCAGGAGGTCACACCATCTGCTGGGCAGCCTTTTGTGCCAGCAGCATCATCAGTAATAGGTCAAAGTGCTTCCGCTGCCATTTCTGATAGTCATTCATCCACTCTTGGTGCAACTTCAGATTTGAATGGTATGGTTGGAGCGCAAGACTTGCATCCCTTAACACTCCCGTCACCAGATACGATCATGCCTGAGCTTTCTCAACTACAGGAGATTGGTCAAGAAAGTAATGTTGATATATTAGGGACTGAAACAGAGAATGGTGCTTTCATGGACGCAACGTCACTGGCAGCAAACGGCAAACTTGCCTTGGATATTGATGATGAACAGATTGAATGGGACAGTTCATTGCTTGATGACATGGAAGATCTTCCTGGCTCTATTGACCCCTTCTGGGAAAAGTTTCTCCAGAGTCCCCAGCAATCGATTGAGACTGAGGACTTGAACTCGAATCAAATGGAAGACCTTTCCAAGGGAAGTCAAATAAAACCGGTTGATAATGGGTGGAACAGGACTCAGCACATGGAACAGCTGACTGAGCAGATGGGACTTCTCACATCTGAAGGGAAAAAAGTTTGATCTTCTTTATGATATATGTACATTTCTTGCTATCTCAAGTATATTGTGAAGATTGATATTAATCTGTCTGATCATTATGTGTCTATTAAGTCCCTAAAAGAGCAGTTAATACCTCATTTGGTTTTGACCCTGTATGCCTTTACTTGTATGGATGAACCGTTTTACCATCTGGTTCTTACCATTGGCTTTTACTTGCATATCACCCTTAAGGTGCTTACTTTTTGTACCCTCTGTTTTCTTGGTGCCAAAGTCGGAATGACTCGAAGGGGCAAGCAGTATCAGAGCTTCAACTTCGCGTCAAAACTcatcttttcttcttccttgttGACCTTTATGCGGTATGgtttgaagtgtgtaaatttttggatattttgaactgtttagtttaaaaatttttgaaattttttttgaaattattgtagataaagttgttaaaaaactcaTAGTAGAtaaacttggtaaaaaactTGTTTGCCAAATAGGCtaaatttaattaaacttttttaccctaaaataaATGTTTAATGGACTCATTGATACGATACGTAGTTGTATTAAAATTATAAGAGTATTCGACTAAAGTATCAAACAATCATCTATTTTTAAAGAAAAGGTATGTTAATGTAATTGCCTGTTGAAACTAACACTAGTTATGCGGTAGcactaaatatatttttagTTAGCtgtatcctttttttttccctttttttttctctttcaatttataaaatttttgtGGGTTGGATTTCTACATTTACTTAAACAGCTCAAGTCACCAAAGACTTGAAAATCCAAAAGCTTGCAATCAGTCCAGGGTCAT from Coffea eugenioides isolate CCC68of chromosome 8, Ceug_1.0, whole genome shotgun sequence encodes the following:
- the LOC113779357 gene encoding heat shock factor protein HSF8-like codes for the protein MEASQSDGGRGKAASTAADGGGGGPSPAPAPMPNANAPPPFLVKTYDMVDDPSTDKIVSWSATNNSFVVWDPPEFARDLLPKYFKHNNFSSFVRQLNTYGFRKVDPDRWEFANEGFLRGQKHLLKSISRRKPAHGHPQPQQQPHGQSPSVGPCVEVGKFGLEEEVERLKRDKNVLMQELVRLRQQQQTTDGQLQAMVQRLQGMEQRQQQMMSFLAKAVNSPGFLAQFVQQQSDSGRRITEGSKKRRLKQDGLSDDHSVGPTDGQIVKYQPMMNEAAKAMLRQLMKVDASPRLENFSNSSDNFLLSDGSTQSTAMDCGNSSNRVSGVTLQEVTPSAGQPFVPAASSVIGQSASAAISDSHSSTLGATSDLNGMVGAQDLHPLTLPSPDTIMPELSQLQEIGQESNVDILGTETENGAFMDATSLAANGKLALDIDDEQIEWDSSLLDDMEDLPGSIDPFWEKFLQSPQQSIETEDLNSNQMEDLSKGSQIKPVDNGWNRTQHMEQLTEQMGLLTSEGKKV
- the LOC113781386 gene encoding uncharacterized protein LOC113781386, with the protein product MSSSAIDADGDALDLVCQLDNVQGIVDALTSVRWKRHQDAVVELSEHGIVLIVEESTCLQAKVYLQKELFVKYEYSAEGRPRFGVSLGLFVDCLNTFSVPGNSNSIEIRYPGPDMQLLLKSVDSLDACIYAEVRTRIPDTISWDYNFEPAGSTPLHFTVKSAALKEAIDDLEWPGSSIQITLQPNPPCVTFRGEGHGDLQIDFMYYANTDLLIAFSCDRQISYRYKYKFLRATTANIPGSVIRDNRGSKLTIGRGGMLKVQHLVSVAKPPVSHSHVDYAGYQQPSRIAYIEFFVKPEVDDNTVND